The following are from one region of the Candidatus Methylomirabilis tolerans genome:
- the pssA gene encoding CDP-diacylglycerol--serine O-phosphatidyltransferase, whose amino-acid sequence MRRGRRRRGVYLLPSLLTISSLLCGVYAIVAVHNDDYTRAATAILVALILDGLDGAVARLTNTQSDFGVQLDSLADLVAFGVAPAILSYGWAIKPYTKMGWLFGTIIPTALFVSSGAFRLARFNVQTQTLDKRYFVGLPIPAAAAVIASFVLFMRDSPSLVLFQHELLSERVMSALMVIIVYALSFLMVSRLRYRSLKGIEIKKRQPFALLIGLTLVVLVIASEPSLVAFLFFSLFALSGVIRLIPPIRKHVAEPIEHLIGGEGGP is encoded by the coding sequence ATGAGAAGGGGCCGTCGTCGACGTGGGGTCTACCTTTTACCGAGCCTGCTGACCATCAGCAGCTTGCTGTGCGGGGTCTATGCGATCGTCGCGGTGCATAATGACGATTACACCCGTGCGGCCACAGCGATTCTTGTTGCGCTGATTCTGGACGGCCTCGACGGGGCCGTCGCCCGCCTCACCAATACCCAGAGCGACTTCGGCGTGCAGCTTGATTCATTGGCGGACCTGGTCGCGTTCGGCGTCGCGCCCGCTATCCTCTCTTATGGGTGGGCGATTAAACCGTACACCAAGATGGGATGGCTGTTCGGAACGATCATTCCAACCGCGCTGTTCGTCTCGAGCGGCGCCTTCAGGTTGGCGCGCTTCAACGTTCAGACGCAGACGCTCGACAAGCGCTATTTTGTCGGCCTCCCGATCCCGGCGGCGGCGGCGGTGATCGCCTCTTTCGTACTCTTCATGCGGGACTCTCCTTCGCTGGTCCTCTTCCAGCATGAGTTGCTCTCAGAGCGGGTGATGTCTGCGCTTATGGTGATCATCGTGTACGCTCTGTCATTCTTGATGGTCAGTCGGCTGCGGTACCGCAGCCTCAAAGGAATCGAAATCAAGAAGCGTCAGCCCTTCGCGCTCCTCATCGGTCTGACGCTTGTGGTTCTGGTGATTGCGTCCGAGCCGAGCCTGGTGGCATTTTTGTTCTTCTCTCTCTTTGCACTGTCCGGCGTCATTCGCTTGATTCCGCCGATAAGAAAACACGTGGCAGAGCCGATAGAGCATCTGATCGGCGGGGAAGGCGGACCATAG
- a CDS encoding mitochondrial fission ELM1 family protein — MGRGTPLVWIVDSAYTGELHARLGVAERLGYGYELIPLPNDDARAYARLLEDRYGRACRDGASRPVILLSGTGEDTIGPIADLKGVFQERLLNVYLASILPDEPDLRLQEYDLIASPQLSGANIVTTVGVVHRMTGRLLDQAFHRHQDVFADLARPLVGLLVGGNTRYCFGFHEDHARCLGRRVASIVASLQGSLVVTNSRRTPKDALAALLDEIAGLQCRFFDWQQTGADFYPALLAHGDVLVATGDSVSMCSEASYTGKPLLVDIRDCATEIYHRHIIGKLIAYGAAKPLSDAFQPWTYTPPDPTGAVVAAIHERLL; from the coding sequence ATGGGCCGTGGCACGCCGCTAGTCTGGATCGTGGACAGCGCCTACACCGGCGAGTTACACGCCCGCCTCGGCGTGGCCGAGCGGCTGGGCTACGGCTACGAGTTGATTCCTTTGCCTAACGACGACGCCAGGGCTTACGCCAGGCTGTTGGAAGACCGCTACGGGCGCGCCTGTCGGGACGGCGCATCGAGGCCTGTAATCCTGTTGAGCGGAACCGGCGAGGATACGATCGGTCCTATTGCAGATCTCAAGGGTGTGTTCCAAGAGCGGCTACTGAACGTGTACCTGGCTTCTATCCTTCCGGACGAACCAGATCTGCGCCTTCAGGAGTACGATCTGATCGCCTCCCCCCAGTTAAGCGGCGCCAATATCGTCACCACGGTGGGCGTGGTGCACAGGATGACGGGACGCCTGCTGGACCAGGCTTTTCACCGGCACCAGGATGTGTTCGCCGACTTAGCCCGGCCCCTGGTGGGTTTGCTGGTGGGCGGCAACACCCGGTATTGCTTCGGCTTCCACGAAGACCATGCTCGGTGCTTGGGCAGGCGGGTCGCAAGCATCGTCGCATCGCTCCAGGGGAGCCTGGTGGTCACGAATAGCCGCCGAACCCCGAAAGACGCTCTGGCCGCCTTGCTGGACGAGATCGCGGGCCTGCAGTGCCGCTTTTTCGACTGGCAACAAACCGGTGCAGATTTTTACCCCGCGCTGCTCGCTCATGGCGATGTGCTTGTCGCCACCGGGGATTCAGTCTCCATGTGTTCCGAGGCCAGTTACACAGGCAAGCCGCTGCTGGTGGATATACGCGACTGCGCGACGGAAATCTACCATCGTCATATCATCGGCAAACTCATTGCGTATGGCGCAGCCAAGCCGCTGAGCGACGCATTCCAACCCTGGACCTACACGCCGCCCGATCCGACAGGGGCCGTGGTTGCGGCAATCCACGAGCGGCTTCTTTAG
- a CDS encoding aspartate-semialdehyde dehydrogenase, translating into MANRTYTVAVAGATGAVGETMLRLLEERHFPVRHLRLLASDRSTGKSLTFMGEEIKVERLDEGSFQGIEIALFSAGATRSHEFAPAAVKAGAVVIDNSSAFRMQADVPLVVPEINPDAIAGYQARGIIANPNCTTIVMLMPLKPLHDYGRVRRVIASSYQAVSGAGAKGIEELRQQTLAWASGGPIEIRAFPQQIAFNVIPHIDTFQPNGYTKEELKLVFETRKILGDDSIGVSPTTVRVPVFTAHSVSMNVETEQKIGADKARELLSKMPGLVVLDEPKAGRYPMPILAAGKDDCFVGRIREDLTNDHALNLWVVGDQLRKGAALNAIQIAELLVDRYL; encoded by the coding sequence ATGGCGAATAGAACATACACGGTGGCAGTCGCCGGGGCCACGGGCGCGGTCGGAGAGACGATGCTTCGACTGCTCGAAGAGCGCCATTTTCCTGTCCGACACCTGAGGCTCCTGGCCTCCGATCGCTCTACCGGGAAGAGCCTGACGTTCATGGGGGAGGAGATCAAGGTTGAGCGGCTGGACGAGGGTTCGTTCCAGGGGATCGAGATCGCTCTTTTTTCGGCCGGCGCGACCCGCAGTCACGAGTTCGCGCCGGCAGCCGTGAAAGCCGGTGCTGTCGTCATCGATAACAGCTCCGCGTTCCGGATGCAGGCCGATGTCCCGCTCGTCGTCCCGGAGATCAACCCGGATGCGATTGCCGGGTATCAGGCCCGTGGCATCATCGCGAATCCCAACTGCACGACGATCGTCATGCTCATGCCGCTGAAGCCGCTACACGACTATGGCCGGGTCAGGCGCGTTATCGCATCGAGCTACCAGGCGGTCTCCGGCGCAGGGGCAAAGGGGATCGAGGAGTTGAGACAACAGACCTTGGCCTGGGCCAGCGGCGGGCCGATCGAGATCAGGGCCTTCCCTCAGCAGATCGCTTTCAACGTCATTCCTCACATCGATACGTTCCAGCCGAACGGCTACACGAAAGAGGAGTTGAAGTTAGTCTTCGAGACACGGAAGATCCTGGGAGACGATTCAATCGGGGTCTCGCCTACGACCGTGCGTGTCCCCGTCTTTACGGCCCATTCGGTCTCCATGAACGTCGAGACGGAGCAAAAGATCGGGGCAGACAAGGCGAGGGAGTTGCTCTCGAAGATGCCGGGACTTGTCGTGCTTGATGAGCCGAAAGCGGGCCGCTACCCGATGCCGATCCTCGCGGCCGGCAAGGACGACTGCTTTGTTGGCAGGATCAGGGAAGATCTGACGAACGATCATGCCCTGAACCTCTGGGTGGTGGGAGACCAGCTTCGAAAGGGGGCGGCCCTGAACGCCATTCAGATCGCTGAGCTGTTAGTAGATCGTTATCTTTGA
- the truA gene encoding tRNA pseudouridine(38-40) synthase TruA: MPTFKLTIEYDGTDYHGWQVQPGMTTIQGTLEEAVARIVGERIHVMGAGRTDAGVHALGQVASLRAPFSHPPDTLRRALTSVLPPDIVVTAAEEMDSDFHAQRCAKWKRYRYTLLTRSYPSALDRRSTLFVPYPLKRDAMADAARMLIGTHDFSAFQAAHSSAESSIRTILKAEFQEDGDHFSFEIVGDGFLRHMIRIIMGTLLDVGRGRFGPEILKVILESRDRNHASKTISPHGLCLLEVSYQPFTIRTA, translated from the coding sequence ATGCCGACCTTTAAATTGACGATCGAATACGACGGGACCGACTATCATGGCTGGCAAGTCCAGCCAGGAATGACGACCATTCAAGGAACGCTGGAGGAAGCGGTCGCGCGTATTGTCGGGGAGCGTATCCATGTCATGGGGGCAGGTCGAACCGATGCCGGTGTCCATGCGCTCGGCCAGGTCGCCAGTCTCCGCGCTCCGTTCAGCCATCCACCAGATACCCTCCGTCGCGCCCTGACCAGCGTACTGCCGCCAGATATCGTCGTGACAGCGGCGGAGGAGATGGACAGCGACTTTCACGCTCAGCGATGCGCCAAGTGGAAGCGGTATCGGTATACCCTCCTCACACGCTCATACCCCTCCGCTCTCGATCGGCGATCCACCTTATTTGTCCCTTACCCCCTGAAGAGAGATGCTATGGCTGATGCCGCGAGAATGCTGATCGGCACTCACGATTTCAGTGCCTTTCAAGCGGCTCACAGTTCCGCAGAATCCTCTATCAGAACGATATTGAAAGCTGAATTTCAAGAGGATGGAGATCATTTTTCTTTTGAGATTGTGGGGGACGGATTTCTCCGCCACATGATTCGAATCATTATGGGAACCTTACTGGACGTTGGGCGAGGAAGATTTGGACCTGAAATACTGAAAGTAATACTTGAGAGTAGAGATCGTAACCATGCATCAAAAACCATCTCTCCGCATGGTCTTTGTTTGCTTGAAGTGAGTTACCAGCCGTTTACGATACGCACAGCGTAG
- a CDS encoding ester cyclase yields MTTEDNKRLVRRLYEETDKQNFDAMDEFFSAELIDHDPPPIPGLKPGLEGIKQAFKVFATAFPDGAHVIHDLIAEGDRVVVRVSGTGTHTGEFKGIPPSGKPVEMAGIVIYRIERGKIVERWAQHNFLGFVMQQLGVISTQRGENPSHA; encoded by the coding sequence ATGACGACCGAAGACAACAAGCGTCTGGTGCGCCGTCTCTACGAGGAAACCGATAAGCAGAATTTCGATGCGATGGATGAGTTCTTCTCCGCCGAGCTTATCGATCACGACCCACCGCCAATCCCCGGTCTCAAGCCCGGGCTCGAAGGGATTAAGCAGGCGTTCAAGGTATTTGCGACCGCGTTTCCCGACGGCGCCCATGTTATCCACGATCTGATTGCTGAGGGAGACCGGGTGGTGGTCCGAGTGAGCGGAACCGGAACGCATACAGGCGAGTTCAAGGGTATCCCGCCATCCGGGAAGCCGGTGGAGATGGCTGGTATTGTCATCTACCGGATCGAGAGAGGAAAGATCGTAGAGCGATGGGCGCAGCATAACTTCCTTGGGTTCGTCATGCAGCAGTTGGGGGTGATATCCACGCAACGGGGGGAGAACCCTTCTCACGCCTGA
- a CDS encoding thioredoxin domain-containing protein: MRFMGNNTSVRWPTAIGAAFLLWAVLWGQSAFGGAPPAKPAEPGVAARVDDQVVTLDELEKALAPQLAKLQDQKFQLMESKLEELISERVLAREAKRRGITVEELLKAEVASKVAEVTDAEVATFMTQNRARLQGEDAELRPKVRDYLKEQKVQTSRRAYLAGLQQRAKIERFLEEPEPIRVQVSAEGAFAHGPKDAPVTIIEFSDFQCPFCSRVVGTLKEVVRLYPKQVRLAFRDFPIASLHPKAAKAHEAARCAGEQGKFWEYHDRLFESQSQTTVADFKRFAEQLKLDANNFATCLDSGRHAAAVASDVQEGTRLGITGTPAFFINGRLLVGAQPLETFQRIIERELRRSSK, from the coding sequence ATGCGGTTTATGGGAAACAACACATCAGTGCGTTGGCCTACAGCGATTGGCGCAGCCTTTCTTTTATGGGCAGTTCTGTGGGGGCAGTCTGCGTTTGGCGGTGCTCCACCTGCCAAACCGGCAGAACCTGGAGTCGCTGCAAGGGTAGATGATCAGGTCGTCACACTCGACGAGCTTGAGAAGGCGCTGGCTCCACAACTGGCCAAACTGCAAGATCAGAAATTCCAGCTCATGGAGTCGAAGCTCGAAGAGTTGATCTCAGAGCGGGTTCTGGCGCGCGAAGCCAAGCGACGTGGGATCACGGTTGAGGAGCTATTGAAGGCCGAGGTTGCCTCGAAGGTCGCGGAGGTCACCGATGCAGAGGTTGCGACATTCATGACCCAGAACAGGGCACGCCTTCAGGGGGAGGACGCCGAGCTTCGTCCGAAGGTCCGCGACTATCTGAAAGAGCAGAAGGTACAAACCAGCCGTCGTGCCTACCTGGCCGGCCTCCAGCAACGCGCCAAGATTGAGCGCTTCCTGGAAGAGCCGGAGCCGATCCGAGTCCAGGTGAGCGCGGAAGGGGCCTTTGCTCACGGTCCCAAGGACGCGCCGGTTACCATCATTGAGTTCTCCGACTTTCAGTGTCCCTTCTGCAGTCGGGTCGTTGGAACACTGAAAGAGGTGGTGCGGCTCTACCCCAAGCAGGTGCGGTTAGCGTTCCGGGACTTCCCGATCGCCAGCCTTCACCCTAAAGCGGCGAAAGCGCACGAGGCCGCTCGATGCGCCGGCGAACAAGGGAAGTTCTGGGAGTATCATGATCGACTGTTTGAGTCTCAATCGCAGACTACGGTCGCAGACTTCAAACGATTTGCCGAACAGTTGAAGCTCGATGCCAACAACTTCGCGACCTGCCTGGACAGTGGACGGCACGCAGCAGCGGTCGCCTCTGATGTACAGGAAGGGACGCGCCTCGGCATCACCGGAACCCCCGCCTTTTTTATCAACGGGCGGCTTCTGGTTGGTGCCCAGCCATTGGAGACGTTTCAGCGTATTATCGAGCGCGAGCTGCGCCGTTCTTCGAAATAA
- a CDS encoding phosphatidylserine decarboxylase family protein: protein MIPIAREGWPFILAPLTLAVILWVSGWQGSGITALILAVSVALFFRDPSRDIPKGEGLILSPADGTVVHVGPYLGHELPEPATQISIFLSIFNVHINRAPFPAVVEEVEYKSGTFRIAWQPEASTANEQNLIMLKAPEGQLLVKQIAGLIARRIVCRVVPGQKLEAGERIGLIRFGSRVDLIVPSRAELFVKRGDRVKGGISVMGALR, encoded by the coding sequence ATGATACCGATCGCGCGAGAAGGGTGGCCGTTTATCCTCGCACCGCTGACCCTGGCAGTCATCCTATGGGTTTCAGGGTGGCAGGGGAGCGGCATTACAGCTCTTATTTTGGCCGTATCGGTGGCGTTGTTTTTTCGTGATCCGTCACGCGATATACCGAAAGGCGAGGGGCTAATCCTCTCTCCGGCTGATGGGACAGTCGTCCATGTGGGTCCGTATCTTGGCCATGAGTTGCCAGAACCGGCTACACAGATCAGTATCTTTCTGTCGATTTTCAATGTGCATATCAACCGAGCCCCGTTTCCTGCGGTAGTCGAAGAGGTTGAGTACAAATCCGGGACATTTCGGATCGCGTGGCAGCCTGAGGCGTCGACAGCGAATGAGCAGAACCTCATCATGCTGAAAGCGCCGGAAGGTCAGCTATTAGTGAAACAGATCGCAGGCCTGATTGCAAGACGCATCGTCTGTCGAGTCGTTCCCGGACAGAAACTTGAGGCCGGAGAGCGAATCGGACTCATTCGCTTTGGATCGCGGGTTGATCTGATTGTTCCGTCGCGGGCGGAGCTTTTTGTAAAACGCGGAGATCGTGTCAAAGGAGGAATCAGCGTGATGGGAGCGCTCCGATGA
- a CDS encoding NAD(P)/FAD-dependent oxidoreductase, with translation MQSVLYSSRHIAILGGGAAGMSCALWLKHLGFSPVLIEPYTTLGGQLLGIHRINRWILGIPGRTGSALAEMYGRHVFDEAIDVRLDTRLESVMTEDSGFSLVVREGKHHCTASLPARALVIATGLRVNSSAILHPIPGALPLYESGLLSFFPLDHLEPMELLEGKRVAVIGGGDNAHCTVRDLASRTALTHLIIRSRPRAQPMVRQEVEALIRQGRVQEHGGALITGFHQGSGGIAIVLARNDSNAERIEVDRIFARTGFAPNTEFLAGLGPLAGLDRNSDGYVRVDAWKRASLPFVYAIGDVANPDHPSVVTAIADGAVAAQAIAQDVGA, from the coding sequence ATGCAGAGCGTCCTTTATTCCTCTCGACATATCGCCATCCTGGGCGGCGGCGCAGCGGGCATGTCCTGCGCCCTGTGGTTGAAGCATCTGGGTTTTTCGCCTGTCCTCATCGAGCCCTACACGACGCTGGGCGGGCAATTGTTAGGGATCCACCGGATCAACCGTTGGATATTGGGTATCCCAGGGCGAACGGGGTCGGCGCTCGCTGAGATGTACGGCAGGCATGTGTTCGATGAAGCTATCGACGTCCGCCTTGATACCCGGCTCGAATCCGTGATGACGGAGGATTCCGGGTTCAGCCTGGTTGTGCGGGAAGGCAAACACCACTGTACGGCATCGCTGCCTGCGCGAGCACTCGTCATCGCCACAGGATTGCGGGTCAACTCCTCAGCCATCCTCCACCCAATCCCGGGGGCCCTGCCGCTGTATGAATCCGGCCTCTTGTCGTTTTTCCCCCTGGACCATCTCGAACCAATGGAACTCCTTGAGGGCAAGCGGGTAGCTGTGATAGGCGGCGGCGACAATGCCCATTGCACCGTCAGGGATCTGGCTTCCAGAACTGCCCTCACCCATTTGATCATCCGCTCTCGGCCCAGGGCGCAGCCCATGGTGCGTCAAGAGGTGGAAGCACTCATCCGGCAGGGGCGCGTCCAGGAACACGGCGGCGCGCTCATCACGGGCTTTCATCAGGGATCGGGCGGTATCGCCATTGTGTTGGCGCGAAACGATTCCAATGCCGAACGCATCGAGGTTGACCGGATTTTCGCCCGCACCGGCTTCGCCCCGAACACGGAATTCCTCGCCGGGCTGGGCCCCTTAGCCGGGCTGGACAGGAATAGCGACGGCTATGTGCGGGTCGATGCCTGGAAGCGCGCGTCGTTGCCTTTCGTGTATGCCATCGGCGATGTCGCCAACCCGGATCACCCCTCCGTGGTCACCGCCATCGCCGACGGCGCGGTGGCGGCGCAGGCCATCGCCCAAGACGTGGGAGCATAA
- a CDS encoding 2-isopropylmalate synthase: MGKRILIFDTTLRDGEQAPGCSMNTREKLEMARQLARLKVDVIEAGFAIASEDDFEAIKTIAQNVKGGPIIASLCRTRDIDIDRSWEALKYADRSRIHIFIATSEIHITYKLKSTQEEVLQAAIAAVKHARRYTDDVEFSPEDAHRSEQDFLCKVVEEVIKAGATTINIPDTVGYGVPWEFGARIKNLFDRVPNIDKAVISCHCHNDLGLAVANSLEAVRNGAGQVECTINGIGERAGNASLEEIVMALRTRKDLFDFETGINTEEIYRSSKLLTSIIGIPVQPNKAIVGANAFAHEAGVHQHGMLQKPLTYEIMTPESVGVPQSRLVLGKHSGRHAFKKRLEELGVMLSEDAVNRAFVRFKIVADKKKEVFDDDLLAIVEEEALAAGETYALDHLQFTSGTNLIPTATVRLTRDNEVFQESGWGDGPVDAAYKAIDQITKVQGRLADYSIRAITGGKDALGEVVLKLEVNGHTVIGKGSSTDVIEASVRAYLNAINKIVGAERPPRDSAAPKGL; this comes from the coding sequence ATGGGCAAACGGATCCTAATCTTCGACACGACGCTCAGGGATGGCGAGCAGGCGCCTGGCTGCAGCATGAATACCCGGGAGAAGCTGGAGATGGCCAGGCAACTGGCGCGCCTGAAGGTGGACGTAATCGAGGCCGGCTTCGCCATCGCCTCCGAAGACGACTTTGAAGCGATCAAGACGATCGCCCAGAATGTGAAGGGCGGACCGATCATTGCCAGCCTCTGTCGGACTCGCGATATCGACATTGATCGGTCCTGGGAGGCGTTGAAATACGCTGATCGCTCACGGATCCATATCTTCATCGCGACCTCCGAGATTCACATCACGTACAAGCTGAAATCGACTCAAGAAGAGGTGCTGCAGGCCGCCATTGCGGCGGTGAAGCATGCCAGGCGCTATACCGACGATGTCGAGTTCTCGCCGGAGGACGCCCATCGGAGCGAGCAGGATTTTCTCTGCAAGGTTGTTGAGGAGGTGATCAAGGCAGGGGCCACCACGATCAATATTCCCGATACGGTCGGCTATGGTGTCCCCTGGGAGTTTGGAGCCCGAATCAAGAACCTGTTCGACCGGGTACCCAACATCGATAAGGCGGTGATCAGTTGCCACTGTCATAACGACCTTGGGTTGGCGGTGGCGAACTCGCTGGAGGCCGTGCGAAACGGAGCAGGACAGGTTGAATGCACCATTAACGGGATCGGTGAGCGCGCCGGAAACGCCTCGCTCGAAGAGATCGTGATGGCGCTGCGGACGCGAAAAGACCTGTTCGACTTCGAAACCGGCATCAACACGGAAGAGATCTACCGGTCCAGCAAGCTCCTGACCAGCATTATCGGGATCCCCGTCCAGCCGAACAAGGCCATCGTCGGCGCCAACGCCTTCGCGCACGAGGCCGGCGTACACCAACACGGCATGCTGCAGAAGCCGCTGACCTATGAGATTATGACCCCGGAATCGGTCGGGGTTCCTCAAAGCCGACTGGTGCTTGGTAAGCACTCCGGGCGACACGCCTTCAAAAAACGGCTGGAAGAGCTCGGCGTGATGTTGTCTGAAGATGCCGTCAACAGGGCATTTGTGCGGTTCAAGATCGTGGCCGACAAGAAGAAAGAGGTGTTCGACGACGACCTGCTGGCCATCGTCGAGGAAGAGGCTCTGGCCGCCGGCGAGACCTACGCCCTCGATCATCTGCAGTTTACCAGCGGCACGAACCTCATCCCCACTGCCACGGTGCGGCTTACACGCGACAATGAGGTCTTTCAGGAATCAGGATGGGGCGATGGTCCGGTGGACGCGGCCTACAAGGCAATCGACCAGATTACGAAGGTTCAGGGGCGACTGGCTGACTATTCGATCAGGGCCATCACCGGCGGGAAGGACGCATTGGGCGAGGTGGTCCTGAAGCTGGAGGTCAACGGCCATACCGTCATCGGCAAAGGAAGCTCCACAGATGTTATCGAGGCCAGCGTCAGAGCCTACTTAAACGCGATTAATAAGATCGTTGGCGCCGAGCGTCCGCCCAGGGACAGCGCCGCGCCGAAGGGACTGTGA
- a CDS encoding multicopper oxidase domain-containing protein: MSDAADLSRRTFLRSIGLSVVAAAVAPERLFAADEQNLQDRPGQSEPDVEIGMTARPAEVSILPGRSTKVWMFSGELVKGPPGTVTAIPDSYLGPILRLRQGQKVRVRFHNKLPESCVIHQHGMHVPEKADGHPRHQIDSGQTSAYEFTVMNRAGTYWFHPHTDKRTAEQAYFGLAGLILVTDAEEQSLDLPRDEHDIPVIIQDRSFDAQNQLRYIAHRHDRWRGFLGDRILVNGKLDFVFPLATRVYRLRILNGSNSRIYKLTWSDGSPLTVIGTDGGLLESPEVRNYVMLAPGERVDLWADFRGRKLGDEITLRSSPFSGVMPMMGMGGGMMGGGGRGMMGMGRGMGAALPHGGEYPIMVIRIAREEADQRVLPRRLSQIQRYRPQDATNAKTPRSIHLSMRGMAPQLNGRSFEMTRVTKDEIIPLNTLQLLEFVNRDYRARGMIMAHPMHIHGQQFQVLNREMAQGFERQYATVSQGFVDNGWKDTVLVMPGEKVTILKRFDHYTGLFLYHCHNLEHEDLDMMRNFLVQA, from the coding sequence ATGAGTGATGCGGCCGATCTTTCACGCAGGACGTTTTTGCGAAGCATAGGTCTCAGTGTAGTCGCTGCCGCAGTGGCACCAGAACGCTTGTTTGCGGCGGACGAACAGAATCTTCAGGATCGCCCTGGACAGTCGGAACCGGATGTCGAGATCGGGATGACGGCCCGGCCGGCGGAGGTTTCGATCCTCCCTGGCCGGTCGACGAAGGTGTGGATGTTTTCCGGGGAGTTGGTCAAGGGGCCTCCAGGCACTGTGACGGCTATCCCGGACAGCTATCTTGGCCCAATCCTACGGTTACGCCAGGGGCAAAAGGTTCGCGTCCGCTTCCACAACAAGTTACCGGAATCGTGCGTGATCCATCAGCATGGTATGCATGTACCTGAGAAGGCGGACGGCCACCCCCGGCATCAGATAGACAGCGGTCAGACCTCTGCGTACGAATTTACTGTCATGAATCGCGCCGGCACCTATTGGTTTCACCCGCACACCGACAAACGGACGGCGGAGCAGGCCTACTTTGGTCTGGCGGGTTTGATCCTTGTGACGGATGCCGAGGAGCAGTCGCTGGATCTGCCGCGCGATGAGCACGACATTCCAGTGATTATTCAGGATCGCAGTTTTGATGCTCAGAACCAGTTGCGCTATATCGCGCATAGGCATGATCGGTGGAGAGGGTTCCTGGGCGATCGAATACTGGTTAACGGCAAATTAGATTTTGTCTTCCCGCTGGCTACTCGAGTCTACCGTCTTCGAATTCTCAACGGATCGAATTCCCGCATCTACAAGTTGACCTGGAGTGACGGCAGTCCGCTGACCGTGATCGGCACCGATGGGGGACTGCTGGAGAGTCCGGAGGTCCGCAACTATGTGATGCTGGCACCCGGTGAACGAGTAGACCTTTGGGCGGACTTCCGCGGCCGAAAGCTCGGTGACGAAATCACGCTGCGCAGCAGCCCCTTTTCTGGTGTGATGCCCATGATGGGTATGGGTGGCGGCATGATGGGAGGAGGGGGCCGGGGAATGATGGGGATGGGGCGCGGCATGGGTGCCGCTCTGCCGCACGGTGGTGAGTATCCCATCATGGTGATCCGCATTGCTCGAGAAGAAGCTGATCAGCGCGTCCTTCCGCGACGTTTATCGCAGATTCAGCGATACCGGCCGCAAGACGCTACGAATGCTAAGACGCCACGGTCTATCCACCTGTCGATGAGGGGTATGGCGCCACAACTGAACGGTCGCTCATTTGAAATGACTCGGGTTACCAAGGATGAGATCATCCCACTGAATACCTTGCAACTCCTGGAATTTGTGAATCGGGACTATCGTGCCCGCGGGATGATTATGGCCCATCCGATGCACATCCACGGGCAGCAGTTTCAGGTGCTCAATCGCGAGATGGCCCAGGGATTTGAGCGACAGTACGCCACGGTCAGTCAAGGGTTTGTGGACAACGGGTGGAAGGATACGGTACTGGTCATGCCGGGGGAAAAAGTCACCATCCTCAAGCGCTTTGACCATTACACGGGACTCTTTCTGTATCACTGCCATAATCTCGAACATGAAGACCTGGACATGATGCGAAACTTTCTCGTGCAGGCCTAG